A window from Gasterosteus aculeatus chromosome 14, fGasAcu3.hap1.1, whole genome shotgun sequence encodes these proteins:
- the amacr gene encoding alpha-methylacyl-CoA racemase produces the protein MALAGVRVIELAGLAPAPFCGMILADFGAKVIRVDRTKVGVSLDTQGRGKRSVAINLKTSEGVTLLRKLCVQSDVVLEPYRKGVMEKLGLGPRELLEENPRLIYARLTGYGQSGSYANAAGHDINYVALSGLLSRLGRSGEKPYAPLNLIADFGGGGLSCALGIVLALLERTKSGKGQIIDASMVEGAAYMGSFAWKSRSIGLWDRPRGQNMLDGGAPFYDTYETADGKYVAVGAIEPQFYTQLLKGLELDAGALPPQMSVNDWPELSRIFTARFASKTQADWSRVFDGTDACVTPVLPLAEASSHPHNRERASFVKDAGGGESPRPAPVLSRTPAQPCLASDPGVGEHTAEVLSEFGFSSAEVQRMLAAGVVECDAVKAKL, from the exons ATGGCTCTGGCCGGCGTGAGGGTCATTGAGCTGGCGGGCCTGGCCCCAGCGCCGTTCTGCGGCATGATCCTGGCCGACTTTGGAGCCAAGGTGATCCGCGTGGACCGGACCAAGGTCGGCGTGTCTTTAGACACTCAAGGGCGGGGCAAGCGCTCCGTGGCCATCAACCTGAAGACGTCCGAGGGCGTGACCTTGCTCAGAAAGCTCTGCGTCCAGTCCGACGTCGTCCTGGAGCCCTACCGCAAAG GCGTGATGGAGAAGCTGGGGCTCGGCCCGCGGGAGCTGTTGGAGGAGAATCCCCGGCTGATCTACGCTCGGCTGACGGGGTACGGGCAGAGCGGCTCGTACGCCAACGCCGCGGGGCACGACATCAACTACGTCGCCCTCTCAG GCCTCTTATCCCGGCTGGGTCGCAGTGGGGAGAAGCCCTACGCTCCGTTGAATCTGATAGCAGACTTTGGAGGAGGTGGTCTCAGCTGCGCTCTGGGGATCGTCCTGGCTCTGCTGGAGAGGACAAAGTCCGGAAAAGGACAGATCATTGACGCCAGCATG GTAGAAGGAGCCGCATATATGGGTTCGTTTGCCTGGAAGTCTCGTAGCATCGGTTTATGGGACCGTCCGAGAGGACAAAACATGTTGGACGGCGGAGCGCCCTTCTACGATACCTACGAGACGGCGGACGGGAAGTACGTGGCCGTGGGGGCCATAGAACCGCAGTTCTACACGCAGCTACTGAAGG GTCTGGAGCTGGACGCTGGGGCGTTGCCTCCTCAGATGAGCGTCAACGATTGGCCGGAGCTGAGTCGCATCTTCACGGCGCGCTTTGCCTCAAAGACTCAGGCGGACTGGTCGAGGGTCTTCGACGGGACGGACGCGTGTGTCACGCCCGTGCTGCCTCTCGCCGAGGCGAGCTCGCACCCGCACAACCGGGAGAGAGCTTCCTTCGTGAAGGACGCCGGCGGGGGGGAGAGCCCCCGGCCGGCGCCGGTCCTCTCTCGGACTCCCGCGCAGCCTTGCCTCGCCTCCGACCCGGGCGTCGGAGAGCACACCGCCGAGGTCCTCAGCGAGTTTGGCTTCTCGTCAGCAGAGGTGCAGCGGATGCTCGCGGCGGGGGTCGTAGAGTGTGATGCCGTCAAAGCAAAGTTGTAG
- the LOC120831488 gene encoding lysosome membrane protein 2 isoform X2: protein MVHSQLQILRATELLTECASWVATSGQCHSTSWGVKVKRASLLTLKCTDFPSAPRSPGKKTQRTSETSPPPLLSLCRAKRRDAHALRLLRPSGTLFARGVHVNSSAGINDLHQLPSPRERRRARAALCVFAANLRNMTRRSCAIYAAGIACASLLVVGIGLVVAQVFRTFMHNRLKKEIVLVEGSRVFESWKSPPPPVYMEYFFFNMTNVDAFLAGAKPQVTQVGPYTYREYRYKDNVSMLDNNTMVSAYNFKKFVFLREKSVGDPAVDNITTVNIPAWAVMNKVKGSFFRASMASMMMTSAGSGFFATHTVDEWLWGYEDRLLARVAASSPDVDKVFGLMYKKNGSHSGEFVYHTGKQNSMEYGRVETWKGESKLTFWTSNQSNSINGSDGSAFHPFLDKNERIYIFTPDLCRSIHMEFEKEVEVKGIPAYRFTPPRSVFASKEENPANEGFCVSPKECLGTGLLKVSPCRKGAPVVASFPHFYLADEKYVAAIGGMSPKREHHQTYLDLNPTTGVIVRANKRAQINMLIERLSGFPKTKVLNETIFPIMFINESVVIDDASAARVHKLLLIVTVVSNFPLFIVGLGGIMLLVFIVLLFRARKQKTSNEEDTSYSPVSDKEKEDPQNGTYISLTPKGDPEA, encoded by the exons ATGGTTCACAGCCAGCTACAAATACTGCGTGCCACAGAGTTACTCACTGAATGCGCCTCTTGGGTCGCCACGTCGGGGCAGTGTCACAGCACCTCGTGGGGGGTCAAAGTGAAGCGGGCTTCATTATTAACTTTGAAGTGCACAGATTTCCCCTCAGCTCCTCGGTCACccggaaaaaaaacccagaggacCAGCGAAACATCTCCGCCACCGTTACTAAGTCTCTGCAGAGCCAAAAGGAGAGACGCGCACGCGCTTCGGCTCCTGCGGCCGTCGGGCACTCTCTTTGCGCGAGGTGTGCACGTCAACTCGTCAGCCGGCATCAACGACCTCCATCAACTCCCATCACCCCGTGAGAGGCGACGCGCGCGCGCAGCCCTCTGCGTTTTCGCCGCCAACCTGCGAAACATGACGCGGAGATCGTGCGCGATCTACGCGGCGGGGATCGCCTGCGCCTCCCTGCTGGTCGTCGGGATCGGTTTAGTCGTGGCTCAAGTGTTCCGCACGTTTATGCACAACCGCCTCAAAAAG GAGATTGTTTTGGTTGAGGGAAGCCGCGTGTTTGAGTCATggaagagccccccccctccggtctACATGGAGTATTTCTTCTTCAATATGACCAATGTGGATGCGTTCCTCGCGGGGGCCAAGCCTCAGGTCACGCAGGTCGGACCCTACACGTACAG gGAGTACAGGTATAAGGACAATGTGAGCATGTTGGACAATAACACGATGGTGTCCGCATACAACTTCAagaaatttgtgtttttgagagaGAAGTCTGTGGGTGACCCGGCTGTGGATAACATCACTACGGTCAACATCCCGGCCTGG GCTGTAATGAACAAGGTGAAAGGGAGCTTCTTTAGGGCCTCCATGGCGTCCATGATGATGACAAGCGCCGGCTCGGGTTTCTTTGCCACTCACACGGTGGATGAATGGCTGTGGGGCTACGAAGATCGCTTGCTGGCCCGCGTCGCTGCCAGTAGTCCGGACGTGGACAAGGTCTTTGGTCTGATGTACAAG AAAAACGGAAGTCACTCCGGGGAATTTGTGTACCACACTGGGAAGCAGAATTCTATGGAGTACGGCCGCGTCGAAACATGGAAAGGCGAAAG CAAGCTGACCTTCTGGACGTCTAACCAAAGCAACAGCATCAACGGATCAGATGGAAGTGCCTTCCATCCCTTTCTGGACAAGAATGAGcgcatttacatatttactcCCGACCTCTGCAG GTCGATCCACATGGAGTTCGAGAAAGAAGTGGAGGTGAAAGGAATCCCGGCGTACCGCTTCACGCCGCCGCGCTCCGTGTTTGCCAGCAAAGAGGAGAACCCGGCCAACGAGGGCTTCTGCGTCAGCCCCAAAGAGTGCCTGGGCACCGGCCTGCTCAAAGTCAGTCCCTGTCGCAAAG GGGCCCCGGTGGTCGCGTCCTTCCCACATTTCTACCTGGCCGACGAAAAATACGTGGCCGCCATCGGGGGGATGTCCCCGAAAAGAGAGCATCACCAAACTTACCTGGACCTGAACCCG ACCACGGGGGTGATTGTTCGTGCAAACAAGAGAGCTCAGATAAACATGTTGATCGAAAGACTCTCTGGTTTCCC GAAAACTAAAGTCCTGAATGAGACGATCTTTCCCATCATGTTTATCAACGAG AGCGTGGTGATTGACGACGCCTCCGCGGCGAGGGTCCACAAGCTGCTGCTGATCGTCACCGTGGTGTCCAACTTCCCGCTCTTCATCGTGGGCCTGGGCGGCATTATGCTGCTGGTCttcatcgtcctcctcttccgAGCCCGCAAACAAAAG ACCTCCAACGAAGAGGACACTTCTTACTCTCCAGTCAGTGACAAGGAGAAGGAAGATCCTCAAAACGGCACCTACATCTCTTTGACCCCGAAAGGTGACCCCGAGgcttga
- the LOC120831488 gene encoding lysosome membrane protein 2 isoform X1 codes for MVHSQLQILRATELLTECASWVATSGQCHSTSWGVKVKRASLLTLKCTDFPSAPRSPGKKTQRTSETSPPPLLSLCRAKRRDAHALRLLRPSGTLFARGVHVNSSAGINDLHQLPSPRERRRARAALCVFAANLRNMTRRSCAIYAAGIACASLLVVGIGLVVAQVFRTFMHNRLKKEIVLVEGSRVFESWKSPPPPVYMEYFFFNMTNVDAFLAGAKPQVTQVGPYTYREYRYKDNVSMLDNNTMVSAYNFKKFVFLREKSVGDPAVDNITTVNIPAWAVMNKVKGSFFRASMASMMMTSAGSGFFATHTVDEWLWGYEDRLLARVAASSPDVDKVFGLMYKKNGSHSGEFVYHTGKQNSMEYGRVETWKGESKLTFWTSNQSNSINGSDGSAFHPFLDKNERIYIFTPDLCRSIHMEFEKEVEVKGIPAYRFTPPRSVFASKEENPANEGFCVSPKECLGTGLLKVSPCRKGAPVVASFPHFYLADEKYVAAIGGMSPKREHHQTYLDLNPTTGVIVRANKRAQINMLIERLSGFPKTKVLNETIFPIMFINESVVIDDASAARVHKLLLIVTVVSNFPLFIVGLGGIMLLVFIVLLFRARKQKNEVKRTVFTKPLYATSNEEDTSYSPVSDKEKEDPQNGTYISLTPKGDPEA; via the exons ATGGTTCACAGCCAGCTACAAATACTGCGTGCCACAGAGTTACTCACTGAATGCGCCTCTTGGGTCGCCACGTCGGGGCAGTGTCACAGCACCTCGTGGGGGGTCAAAGTGAAGCGGGCTTCATTATTAACTTTGAAGTGCACAGATTTCCCCTCAGCTCCTCGGTCACccggaaaaaaaacccagaggacCAGCGAAACATCTCCGCCACCGTTACTAAGTCTCTGCAGAGCCAAAAGGAGAGACGCGCACGCGCTTCGGCTCCTGCGGCCGTCGGGCACTCTCTTTGCGCGAGGTGTGCACGTCAACTCGTCAGCCGGCATCAACGACCTCCATCAACTCCCATCACCCCGTGAGAGGCGACGCGCGCGCGCAGCCCTCTGCGTTTTCGCCGCCAACCTGCGAAACATGACGCGGAGATCGTGCGCGATCTACGCGGCGGGGATCGCCTGCGCCTCCCTGCTGGTCGTCGGGATCGGTTTAGTCGTGGCTCAAGTGTTCCGCACGTTTATGCACAACCGCCTCAAAAAG GAGATTGTTTTGGTTGAGGGAAGCCGCGTGTTTGAGTCATggaagagccccccccctccggtctACATGGAGTATTTCTTCTTCAATATGACCAATGTGGATGCGTTCCTCGCGGGGGCCAAGCCTCAGGTCACGCAGGTCGGACCCTACACGTACAG gGAGTACAGGTATAAGGACAATGTGAGCATGTTGGACAATAACACGATGGTGTCCGCATACAACTTCAagaaatttgtgtttttgagagaGAAGTCTGTGGGTGACCCGGCTGTGGATAACATCACTACGGTCAACATCCCGGCCTGG GCTGTAATGAACAAGGTGAAAGGGAGCTTCTTTAGGGCCTCCATGGCGTCCATGATGATGACAAGCGCCGGCTCGGGTTTCTTTGCCACTCACACGGTGGATGAATGGCTGTGGGGCTACGAAGATCGCTTGCTGGCCCGCGTCGCTGCCAGTAGTCCGGACGTGGACAAGGTCTTTGGTCTGATGTACAAG AAAAACGGAAGTCACTCCGGGGAATTTGTGTACCACACTGGGAAGCAGAATTCTATGGAGTACGGCCGCGTCGAAACATGGAAAGGCGAAAG CAAGCTGACCTTCTGGACGTCTAACCAAAGCAACAGCATCAACGGATCAGATGGAAGTGCCTTCCATCCCTTTCTGGACAAGAATGAGcgcatttacatatttactcCCGACCTCTGCAG GTCGATCCACATGGAGTTCGAGAAAGAAGTGGAGGTGAAAGGAATCCCGGCGTACCGCTTCACGCCGCCGCGCTCCGTGTTTGCCAGCAAAGAGGAGAACCCGGCCAACGAGGGCTTCTGCGTCAGCCCCAAAGAGTGCCTGGGCACCGGCCTGCTCAAAGTCAGTCCCTGTCGCAAAG GGGCCCCGGTGGTCGCGTCCTTCCCACATTTCTACCTGGCCGACGAAAAATACGTGGCCGCCATCGGGGGGATGTCCCCGAAAAGAGAGCATCACCAAACTTACCTGGACCTGAACCCG ACCACGGGGGTGATTGTTCGTGCAAACAAGAGAGCTCAGATAAACATGTTGATCGAAAGACTCTCTGGTTTCCC GAAAACTAAAGTCCTGAATGAGACGATCTTTCCCATCATGTTTATCAACGAG AGCGTGGTGATTGACGACGCCTCCGCGGCGAGGGTCCACAAGCTGCTGCTGATCGTCACCGTGGTGTCCAACTTCCCGCTCTTCATCGTGGGCCTGGGCGGCATTATGCTGCTGGTCttcatcgtcctcctcttccgAGCCCGCAAACAAAAG aacGAAGTTAAGCGCACTGTGTTTACCAAGCCTCTATATGCT ACCTCCAACGAAGAGGACACTTCTTACTCTCCAGTCAGTGACAAGGAGAAGGAAGATCCTCAAAACGGCACCTACATCTCTTTGACCCCGAAAGGTGACCCCGAGgcttga